One region of Labrus bergylta chromosome 23, fLabBer1.1, whole genome shotgun sequence genomic DNA includes:
- the LOC109984567 gene encoding EF-hand calcium-binding domain-containing protein 6, producing MPRPLPLQPGLGPLGHSWRPHTAPSRATYTSRRGLEQPWSRTHTGQQLTLQQVEPLIRSRVENMKSAFIALDPDGTGLVSKEEFRRVLESLLPVFKKQLHAVINQVCADGAETVDYLQFLRSFSRAPAACRASSSRSSIGGNLENMIRVFRLFDFNRGGRIQQHEFRRILDNYCVRLTDKEFQRLWSHYSPSNGSTVSYEVFLETLGFGDSLNFKISPICTKLEVCSRGKSPPDHVKHKKRTPGDPSVLPHRTLQTLFHDKMCVNSTSVWQALQAFDTTRSGLVTQEVLRAVLSSFIFPMNLHSFKKLTSRYGVRETEPLRWKHFMSHFMSSVKEEDEEEDTNVHNNRVSQQAAHDEDEFPFQDFYPKLKEVFLLLNQNNCNNCSLKSKSNSFFPVQKEAARVTRADLRHLLERPVESQARIFKTRLRRSQITELLNVLDPEHTGIIQLADLERLNPTDAAPAPTGNTVTPPANPNTAETKEVPKETKETDVEQKSSAEKPETTRSDDEVCVASASQRTVRTRRIVIKYHLYHTKHTAADQTETTQRIGSKEKGEVDLLQEKLCVQLGAVLEALRLFDPQRSRNVTQEDLKMALSCSGMNISDTQLNNRARARRKLAQLSGSQSRGWDPLRGRETLRALNNLLHRPCASLDAVFQKMSSRSEQRESRLTDRIQTICHSSDGTLSKRDLRKILEDISVILEDKDFNKFTDQLGFRDGRIESSSFLRKYEEATVRRGRRSAEGQGVEEDEVDLLLTTAQRCLGAMKTRIKTMHGDNLAAFRLMDRRRRGVVDCHDFKKLYDSLGFFCREDEYERLLDLIGLHPGGNLNYKEFVDVVENNGKRKRETPSARVQQQLHELLSSEARYRWTDVSKVLCQSDSDGQCWIHKDSLRRLLFTYSLPLTSEEFDRLWLRYDPEQRGRVAVCGFLEKLGFHHERELRTGQNLNQAKAQRDHKRPATSDDSSLKNTELKVSMDDACERLSSTDFLSAFENKSEKKSERPPSSPDALRQIECLDDLSPGAALVRMRDLVTASAPNLFKAFSAFDRGRTGTLTALEFRQVLESYCARLSDKQFRHILTTLELDGESCTVNWKDFLNKFQSKSPPVTTERCSSRTKTKPPFHTKTPDITDRLKQSQEVVSDHLCKINLDLDSSQSGPVSKEQLRQICDRRSRRLTDDQVKPENVCLQSNSSVKPMNVPSLTLYGDGCLMCLLAVHLQPVWSETPLNEEKKLQHREFQKRFGTHSMTLHPEGRGSNIPRVPSASPEPRGSLSAGAVLQRTRSAPQFSSRRPASAGRPWTGSPAGGVERRLRAAVQRCWKEIQRSCREEDPQNEGLISTSCFLKILQSLSITVTQTQFELLAVKLDVMTKGCVSYHDFLRHFLLNLKPEETMKAFQRRKLPLPTQTSRGVLSRACVDVMLRIYDVVRSSWTSIRRCFLASDRARTGSVSVQDFRKVLRHFSVNLSEDEFFHLSSFFDADTTGKIRYDNFLWTFVH from the exons ATCGGAGGCAACCTGGAGAACATGATCAGAGTGTTTCGCCTGTTTGACTTCAACCGAGGAGGACGCATCCAGCAGCACGAGTTCCGCCGCATCCTGGACAACTACTGCGTCCGCCTGACGGACAAAGAGTTTCAGAG GTTGTGGAGTCACTACAGTCCCAGCAACGGCTCCACCGTTTCTTATGAAGTGTTCCTGGAGACGCTGGGCTTCGGTGACAGCCTTAATTTCAAGATCTCTCCCATCTGCACTAAGCTAG AGGTGTGCAGCCGTGGGAAATCTCCCCCCGATCACGTTAAACACAAGAAGCGGACGCCAGGAGATCCGTCGGTCCTGCCGCACAGGACGCTGCAGACTCTGTTCCACGACAAG aTGTGTGTGAACTCCACCTCAGTGTGGCAGGCGCTGCAGGCCTTCGACACCACCCGCTCCGGCCTGGTTACACAGGAAGTCCTCAGGGCCGTTCTCAGCAGCTTCATATTTCCCATGAACCTTCACTCCTTCAAGAAGCTGACCAGCCG atatGGAGTGAGAGAAACTGAGCCGCTGAGGTGGAAACACTTCATGAGCCACTTCATGAGCTCAGtgaaagaagaagacgaagaagaggaCACAAATGTTCACAACAACCG GGTCTCACAGCAGGCTGCCCACGATGAAGACGAGTTCCCTTTCCAGGATTTTTACCCCAAACTCAAAGAGGTCTTCCTTCTCTTGAACCAG AACAACTGCAACAACTGCTCGCTCAAATCGAAATCAAATTCATTCTTTCCTGTGCAGAAGGAGGCCGCTCGGGTCACTCGAGCAGACCTGAGGCATTTACTGGAGAGACCAGTCGAGAGCCAGGCTCGGATCTTCAAAACTCGCCTCAGACGTTCACAGATCACAGAGCTGCTCAACGTGCTCGACCCTGAACACACCGGGATCATCCAGCTCGCCGACCTGGAGCGACTCAACCCGACCGACGCCGCGCCTGCGCCAACAGGCAACACAGTTACACCGCCCGCCAATCCCAACACTGCAGAGACCAAGGAAGTCCCAAAGGAGACGAAAGAAACTGAT gtGGAGCAGAAATCCTCGGCTGAGAAACCAGAGACCACACGGAGCGatgatgaagtgtgtgtggcGTCTGCTTCACAGAGAACAGTGAGAACACGACGTATTGTGATCAAATATCACCTTTATCACACAAAGCATACAGCAGCTGATCAAACAGAGACAACACAGAGGATCGgatcaaaagaaaaaggagaggtT gATCTGCTGCAGGAGAAACTATGTGTGCAGCTCGGTGCAGTGCTCGAGGCTCTGAGGCTGTTTGACCCTCAGCGCTCTAGAAACGTCACACAGGAAGATCTGAAGATGGCATTAAGCTGCTCTGGCATGAACATCTCAGACACACAGCTCAACaa CAGAGCTCGAGCAAGGAGAAAATTAGCCCAgctcagtggttcccaaagtagGGGTTGGGACCCTCTTAGGGGTCGTGAGACACTGAGAG CTTTAAACAATCTGCTCCACAGGCCGTGCGCTTCACTGGATGCAGTTTTTCAGAAGATGAGCTCGAGGTCAGAGCAACGAGAGAGCAGACTGACCGACAGAATCCAGaccatctgccacagctcagATGGGACACTATCGAAGAGAGACTTGAGGAAG ATTTTAGAGGACATCTCTGTCATATTGGAGGATAAAGATTTCAACAAGTTCACCGACCAGCTGGGCTTCAGAGACGGACGGATCGAGAGCTCGTCATTCCTGCGGAAATACGAGG AGGCCACAGTCAGACGCGGGCGGCGGAGCGCCGAGGGTCAGGGCGTTGAGGAGGACGAGGTCGACCTCCTGCTCACTACAGCCCAGCGGTGCCTGGGTGCCATGAAAACCAGGATCAAGACCATGCAcggg GATAACCTGGCAGCGTTCCGTCTGATGGACAGGAGGCGTAGAGGCGTGGTCGACTGCCACGACTTTAAAAAGCTGTACGACAGTCTGGGGTTTTTCTGCAGGGAGGACGAGTACGAGCGTCTGCTGGATCTGATCGGCCTGCATCCCGGAGGAAACCTCAACTACAAAGAgtttgtggatgttgtggaaAATAACGGCAAGCGGAAACGAGAGACACCATCAGCGAGAGT acagcagcagctccatgaACTCCTGTCTTCTGAAGCTCGATACAGGTGGACAGACGTGTCCAAG GTTCTGTGTCAGTCGGACTCAGACGGTCAGTGCTGGATCCATAAAGACAGCCTGAGGAGACTCCTCTTCACTTATTCTCTTCCCCTCACATCTGAGGAGTTTGACCGTCTTTGGTTGAG GTATGACCCAGAGCAGCGGGGCCGTGTCGCGGTTTGTGGCTTCCTGGAAAAGCTCGGCTTTCATCATGAACGGGAACTCAGGACTGGCCAGAATCTGAACCAAGCTAAAGCCCAACGCGACCACAAGAGACCAGCGACCTCTGATGACTCCTCTTTGAAAAATACAGA gctcAAAGTTTCCATGGATGACGCCTGTGAGAGGCTTTCTTCCACCGACTTCCTGTCTGcgtttgaaaataaatcagagaagaagagtgagcGCCCTCCTTCCTCACCTGATGCTCTGCGTCAGATTGAGTGTTTGGACGACCTCAGTCCCGGCGCCGCTCTGGTTCGGATGCGCGATCTCGTCACAGCCTCAGCTCCTAATCTGTTTaag GCGTTCTCGGCCTTCGATCGGGGCCGGACGGGGACGCTCACAGCTCTGGAGTTCCGTCAGGTTCTGGAGAGTTACTGTGCTCGTCTCTCTGACAAACAGTTCAGACACATCCTGACCACGCTGGAGCTGGACGGCGAGAGCTGCACGGTTAACTGGAAGGACTTCCTCAACAAGTTTCAATCCAAGAGCCCACCA GTTACAACAGAGAGGTGCTCGAGTAGGACTAAAACCAAGCCCCCTTTTCACACTAAGACCCCCGACATCACAGACCGCCTGAAGCAGAGCCAGGAGGTCGTCTCTGATCACCTGTGTAAAATCAACCTGGACCTGGACTCTTCCCAGAGCGGCCCGGTCTCCAAAGAGCAGCTCAGACAGATTTGTGATCGACGCAGCCGGAGACTGACAGACGATCAGGTGAAgccagaaaatgtgtgtttac AAAGTAACTCATCTGTAAAGCCGATGAACGTGCCGAGTTTAACTCTCTACGGGGACGGTTGTTTGATGTGTCTTCTTGCTGTTCATCTGCAGCCTGTGTGGAGTGAAACGCCTCTGAATGAGGAGAAGAAGCTGCAGCACAGGGAGTTTCAGAAGCGTTTTGGTACTCACAGCATGACGCTCCACCCAGAAGGAAGAGGTTCAAACATCCCCCGTGTCCCATCGGCCTCCCCTGAGCCCAGAGGGTCGCTCTCTGCAGGGGCCGTTCTGCAGCGCACTCGg TCTGCCCCCCAGTTCTCCTCCAGGCGTCCTGCCTCAGCGGGCAGGCCGTGGACAGGAAGCCCAGCGGGCGGCGTGGAGCGGCGGCTCCGTGCGGCGGTGCAGCGCTGCTGGAAGGAGAtccagaggagctgcagagaggaggatcCTCAGAACGAGGGACTTATCAGCACCTCCTGCTTCCTGA AGATCCTCCAGTCGCTCAGCATCACTGTCACTCAGACGCAGTTTGAGCTCTTGGCTGTGAAGCTCGACGTCATGACTAAAGGCTGCGTTTCATACCACGACTTCCTGCGTCACTTCCTCCTCAACCTGAAACCAGAAGAGACTATGAAGGCTTTTCAGCGGCGTAAACTCCCTCTACCTACACAG ACGAGTCGAGGTGTTCTGAGCAGAGCCTGCGTTGACGTCATGCTGAGGATCTACGACGTGGTCCGCTCCTCTTGGACCTCCATCAGGCGCTGCTTCCTGGCGTCTGACCGCGCCCGCACAGGAAGCGTCTCCGTGCAGGACTTCAGGAAG GTGCTGCGCCACTTCAGCGTGAATCTGTCGGAGGACGAGTTCTTCCACCTGAGCTCTTTTTTTGACGCCGACACCACAGGAAAGATCCGCTACGACAACTTCCTCTGGACGTTTGTGCACTGA